A genome region from Flavobacterium sp. CFS9 includes the following:
- a CDS encoding HAD family hydrolase codes for MLHKNKIPNLKVIAFDADDTLFVNEPYFQETEHKFCALMEDYLSHQGISQELFKIEIENLSLYGYGIKGYILSMIEAAMTISNNTIPIEVIEKIIQYGKELLEKPIELLDGVEETLKTLHGKYKLVVATKGDLKDQHSKLHRSGLGHYFHHIEVMSDKQEIDYEKLLGRLEIKADEFLMIGNSLKSDVLPVLGIGGYAVHIPFHTTWEHEKISHKIEHEHFSSFEKITEILQNLL; via the coding sequence ATGTTACATAAAAACAAAATCCCCAATTTAAAAGTAATCGCATTCGATGCCGATGATACCTTATTTGTCAACGAACCTTACTTTCAGGAAACCGAACATAAATTTTGCGCTTTGATGGAAGATTATCTTTCACATCAGGGAATTTCGCAGGAACTATTCAAAATCGAAATTGAGAACCTGTCGCTGTACGGCTACGGAATCAAAGGCTATATTTTGTCAATGATCGAAGCTGCAATGACCATCTCCAACAACACCATTCCAATTGAGGTTATCGAAAAAATTATCCAGTACGGAAAAGAATTACTCGAAAAACCAATCGAATTGCTTGACGGAGTCGAAGAAACCCTAAAAACCCTGCACGGAAAATACAAACTGGTTGTGGCCACAAAAGGCGATCTGAAAGACCAGCACAGCAAATTGCACCGCTCAGGGTTGGGGCATTATTTTCACCACATTGAAGTAATGTCGGACAAGCAGGAAATTGATTATGAAAAATTATTAGGCCGTCTTGAGATTAAGGCAGATGAATTCCTGATGATCGGAAACTCCTTAAAATCAGATGTGCTGCCGGTTTTAGGAATTGGTGGTTATGCGGTACACATTCCGTTTCACACCACTTGGGAGCACGAAAAAATCAGTCACAAAATAGAACACGAACATTTTAGTTCGTTTGAAAAAATTACTGAAATCCTTCAGAACTTATTGTAA
- a CDS encoding CatA-like O-acetyltransferase has translation MKTLLDLENWNRKEHFAHFIQMEEPFFGATVEIDCTQAYETAKSLESSFFIYYLHKTLVAVNAIENFRYRISGDQIYINDQIDASATIGREDGTFGFSFIEYHPDFKTFEKTALQEIERIQNTTGLFTRSFENDNLIHFSAIPWLNFTSLSHARSFTFPDSCPKVSFGKMMVSPSGKRTIAMSVHVHHALMDGLHMGQFVDYFQELMNQ, from the coding sequence ATGAAAACACTTTTAGACTTAGAAAACTGGAATAGAAAAGAGCACTTTGCGCATTTCATTCAAATGGAAGAACCTTTTTTTGGTGCTACCGTTGAGATTGATTGTACGCAGGCCTACGAAACGGCCAAAAGTCTCGAATCGTCCTTTTTTATTTATTATTTGCACAAAACACTGGTTGCCGTAAATGCAATCGAAAATTTCAGATACCGAATTTCCGGAGATCAGATCTACATCAATGACCAAATCGATGCCTCAGCAACTATCGGACGTGAAGATGGTACTTTCGGATTTTCATTTATAGAATACCATCCTGATTTTAAAACCTTCGAAAAAACGGCTTTACAGGAAATAGAACGCATACAGAATACCACGGGACTTTTTACAAGATCTTTTGAAAATGATAATTTAATTCACTTCTCGGCAATTCCGTGGTTGAATTTTACGTCGCTTTCGCATGCCCGCAGTTTTACCTTTCCGGACAGCTGCCCAAAGGTTTCTTTCGGAAAAATGATGGTTTCACCTAGCGGAAAAAGAACCATTGCAATGTCTGTTCACGTGCATCACGCCTTGATGGACGGATTACACATGGGACAATTTGTGGATTATTTTCAGGAATTAATGAATCAGTAA
- a CDS encoding ferritin: protein MLSKNIEIALNKQIRIEAESSQTYLSMACWAEVHGLEGIAQFMYTQSDEERAHMLKLVKYVNERGGHAQITDLKAPKTSYSTFKEMFEELYNHELFVSKSINELVHITFEEKDYATHNFLQWYVSEQIEEEATAKSILDKINLIGDDKGGLYLFDRDIQQLTVTSSIAINPK, encoded by the coding sequence ATGTTATCAAAAAATATCGAAATAGCTTTAAACAAGCAAATCCGCATAGAGGCAGAATCTTCGCAAACCTACCTTTCTATGGCTTGTTGGGCTGAAGTACACGGACTGGAAGGAATTGCGCAATTTATGTACACACAGTCAGACGAAGAGCGTGCACACATGCTAAAATTAGTGAAGTATGTAAACGAACGCGGAGGTCATGCTCAAATTACTGATCTAAAAGCGCCTAAAACATCTTATTCGACTTTCAAAGAAATGTTTGAAGAGCTTTACAATCATGAACTATTCGTTTCAAAATCAATCAACGAATTGGTACACATTACTTTTGAAGAAAAAGATTATGCAACACATAATTTCTTACAATGGTATGTTTCTGAACAAATCGAAGAAGAAGCAACAGCGAAGTCAATCTTAGATAAAATTAACTTAATTGGAGATGACAAAGGCGGACTATACTTGTTCGACCGTGATATTCAACAATTAACGGTTACGAGCTCGATCGCTATTAACCCAAAATAA
- a CDS encoding DUF2461 domain-containing protein, whose amino-acid sequence MENQITIPKSSLDFLSLLKENNNKPWFEVHKPEYLIELNHIENFAGALLQELSKTDVLETASGKKSVYRIYRDIRFSKDKTPFKTFWGGSYTRATKERRGGYYFHLEKGNSFLAGGFWGPNAADLKRIRAEFGHDSQPMQKILQSESFVNTFGTLQGEQLKTAPKGYDINHEAIDLLRYKSFLLIKRFTDEEVLSPLFLEQALTTFKNMRPFFDYMSEILTTDSNGASVL is encoded by the coding sequence ATGGAAAACCAAATTACGATTCCCAAATCCTCACTTGATTTTTTATCTCTGCTAAAAGAAAATAATAACAAGCCTTGGTTTGAGGTACACAAGCCAGAATATCTAATCGAATTAAATCATATCGAAAACTTTGCAGGTGCTTTGCTTCAGGAACTTTCAAAAACAGATGTTCTGGAAACAGCTTCCGGTAAAAAAAGCGTTTACAGAATTTATCGCGACATTCGCTTTTCTAAAGACAAAACTCCTTTCAAAACCTTTTGGGGAGGCAGTTACACCAGAGCAACAAAAGAAAGACGGGGTGGTTATTATTTTCATCTTGAAAAAGGGAACAGTTTTCTTGCCGGTGGTTTTTGGGGACCAAATGCAGCAGACCTAAAACGCATCAGAGCTGAATTTGGTCACGACTCTCAACCCATGCAGAAAATATTGCAGTCAGAATCATTCGTTAATACTTTTGGGACTTTGCAGGGTGAACAACTTAAAACGGCTCCCAAAGGTTACGACATAAACCATGAAGCTATAGATTTACTCCGTTACAAATCGTTTCTGCTTATCAAGCGTTTTACCGATGAAGAGGTTCTAAGTCCTCTTTTTCTGGAACAGGCTCTTACTACTTTCAAAAACATGAGGCCTTTTTTTGATTATATGAGTGAAATATTAACAACAGATAGTAACGGAGCTTCTGTATTATAA
- a CDS encoding single-stranded DNA-binding protein: MNAMKNRVQLIGNVGNDPEIKTFENGKKLAHLSIATNEKYTNEKGEKVEQTEWHRVTAWGKTAEIIEKFVVKGKEVAVEGKLTHRSYDDKNGEKRYVTEVIVNEILLLK, translated from the coding sequence ATGAATGCAATGAAAAACAGAGTACAGTTAATTGGGAATGTAGGAAACGATCCGGAAATTAAAACATTTGAAAACGGTAAAAAATTAGCGCATTTGAGTATCGCTACCAATGAAAAGTATACCAATGAGAAAGGAGAGAAAGTCGAACAAACCGAATGGCACCGTGTTACAGCCTGGGGTAAAACGGCTGAAATTATCGAAAAGTTTGTCGTGAAAGGAAAAGAAGTTGCTGTTGAAGGCAAATTGACCCATCGAAGCTACGATGACAAAAACGGAGAGAAAAGATATGTAACGGAAGTAATCGTAAATGAAATTTTACTATTGAAGTAA
- a CDS encoding GNAT family N-acetyltransferase, whose protein sequence is MQTKINKVELRNLEFDDYKQLKDSMVESYPEMADSYWKEEDIKRLLSIFPEGQLVILVDGKVVGSALSLIVDEKLIDKRHNYKQATGNHTFSTHNKNAEILYGIDVFIHPNYRGLRLGRRLYDARKELCEQLNLKAIVFAGRIPNYAQHSKKLTPKNYIDKVKHKELHDPVLSFQLSNDFHVLRIIKNYLEGDEESKEFAVLLEWNNVYYDESPKLINLEKSVIRLGLIQWQMRPLNNIEEFFEQAEFFIDVVSGYGSDFALFPELFIAPLMADYNHLSEAEAIRELARYSDPIRKRFQEFAISYNINIITGSMPYLENGNLYNVGFLCKRDGTSEIYTKIHVTPNEVHHWGMKGGSQFKTFDTDCGKIGILICYDVEFPELSRIMANEGMNILFVPFLTDTQNAYTRVKHCSQARAIENECYVAIAGCVGNLPKVNNMDIQYAQASVFTPSDFAFPSNGIKAEATPNTEMTLIVDVDLNLLKQLHEHGSVRTLKDRRTDLYEIKKIDS, encoded by the coding sequence ATGCAGACAAAAATCAATAAAGTTGAATTGCGTAATTTGGAATTTGACGACTACAAGCAGCTAAAAGATTCTATGGTAGAATCCTATCCCGAGATGGCAGATTCGTATTGGAAAGAAGAAGATATCAAAAGATTACTTTCTATTTTCCCGGAGGGACAACTCGTTATTCTGGTCGATGGAAAAGTGGTTGGATCGGCCTTATCGTTGATTGTGGATGAAAAGCTAATCGACAAAAGACACAATTACAAACAAGCAACAGGAAACCATACTTTTTCTACCCATAATAAAAATGCAGAGATCCTCTATGGAATCGATGTTTTTATTCACCCTAATTATCGTGGTTTACGTTTAGGCCGACGTTTGTACGATGCGCGAAAAGAGCTTTGCGAACAGTTAAATCTAAAAGCCATTGTTTTTGCCGGCAGAATTCCAAACTATGCCCAGCATTCTAAAAAGCTCACTCCAAAAAATTATATCGACAAAGTAAAACATAAAGAATTACACGATCCGGTACTTTCGTTTCAGTTAAGTAATGACTTTCATGTATTGCGAATTATTAAAAATTACCTTGAAGGCGACGAAGAATCGAAAGAATTTGCGGTACTTTTAGAATGGAACAATGTGTATTACGACGAAAGTCCTAAATTAATCAACCTCGAGAAAAGTGTCATCCGTTTGGGACTGATTCAATGGCAAATGCGTCCGCTTAACAATATTGAAGAATTTTTCGAGCAGGCCGAATTTTTTATCGATGTCGTTTCGGGCTACGGAAGTGATTTTGCCTTATTCCCCGAGCTTTTTATAGCTCCCCTGATGGCTGACTATAATCATTTATCTGAAGCCGAAGCCATTCGTGAACTGGCCCGATATTCAGATCCTATCCGAAAGCGTTTTCAGGAATTTGCCATTTCGTACAATATCAATATCATTACCGGAAGTATGCCTTATCTGGAAAATGGAAACCTTTACAATGTTGGCTTTCTCTGCAAGAGAGACGGAACTTCGGAGATCTATACTAAAATTCACGTAACGCCAAATGAGGTACACCATTGGGGAATGAAAGGCGGCTCTCAGTTTAAAACTTTTGATACGGATTGCGGAAAAATCGGCATTCTGATTTGCTACGATGTCGAGTTTCCGGAACTTTCGAGAATTATGGCCAACGAAGGAATGAATATTTTGTTTGTTCCGTTTTTAACCGATACCCAAAACGCTTACACCAGAGTGAAACACTGTTCGCAGGCACGTGCCATCGAAAATGAATGTTATGTCGCTATTGCCGGCTGTGTGGGTAACCTCCCTAAAGTAAACAATATGGACATTCAATATGCCCAGGCTTCTGTTTTTACACCTTCAGATTTTGCATTTCCAAGTAATGGAATAAAAGCCGAAGCAACTCCAAATACAGAAATGACTCTTATAGTTGATGTTGATTTGAACTTGCTGAAACAACTTCACGAACATGGAAGTGTACGCACGTTAAAAGACAGAAGAACCGATTTGTATGAAATTAAAAAGATAGATTCATGA
- a CDS encoding M28 family peptidase → MKKNQTSILAIVCILAILGIIYATMMPQVISKGDEALAEFSTDRALNQVKIIAQKPHYVGSLNHELVANYLKLELNRIGLETSVQEGYTLNDWGILVKSKNILARIKGTNNTKALLLLSHYDSAPHSFSKGAGDDASGVATILEGIRAFLYAKQPHKNDIIILFSDAEELGLNGAALFVNSHPWAKDVGLVLNFEARGSSGPSYMLMETNKGNQALVKEFSNAKTSYPVSNSLMYSIYKMLPNDTDLTVFREQGNIQGFNFAFIDDHYNYHTQQDDVQHLSKTTLAHQGTYLMPLLKYFSNVDLNATTSTEDDVYFTAPFSFINYPFSWVWPMTIIALGLLIIFIFIGKAKRVITFREIFKGFVPLLGSIIIAGLVTFLGWKIVLQIYPQYSDLLNGFTYNGHAYIGAFVTLSIAITFAFYHHFSEAKITMNHFVAPLLLWIIINAFIANSLAGAGFLIIPVYFGILLFGVFVLTQHYSLGLNLLFSIPAFVIIAPFIVMFPVGLGLKILFGSAILTVLLFTLVLPIFGQFAKKGIWTIFFFIVSIGFFVYAGYHSNYERGKAKSNSLLYIYNANTNSAQWATYDVNLDDWTKTYLGQKNQNAVGLNTLPIASKYNSGFTYSAIAPVVDIPKPTIAFLKDSVVGNNRYLKIKISPNRKVNRYDIYANPKMIFFNFKANGVTASGQKGNRLERNGMKILCYYVVGNEPLVMEFYINKSAVMDMDLIESSFDLMTNPLLKVKPRSDWMMPTPFVLNDAVLIQQKIKRYTAPAAVPSPAAIVKDSSAIKKDSLKPIAKPIVKPQ, encoded by the coding sequence ATGAAAAAAAACCAGACCTCAATTCTAGCCATAGTTTGCATTCTTGCCATTCTTGGTATTATATACGCCACAATGATGCCGCAGGTAATCTCCAAAGGAGATGAAGCCCTTGCCGAGTTTTCTACGGACAGAGCTTTAAATCAAGTCAAAATTATTGCACAGAAACCGCACTATGTAGGTTCTCTCAATCACGAACTGGTAGCCAACTATCTTAAACTTGAACTGAACCGAATCGGACTGGAGACTAGCGTACAGGAAGGTTACACATTAAATGATTGGGGAATACTGGTAAAATCAAAAAACATTCTCGCCCGTATAAAGGGTACTAACAATACAAAAGCACTTTTACTTCTTTCCCATTATGACAGTGCTCCGCATTCATTTTCAAAAGGTGCCGGTGATGATGCCTCAGGTGTTGCTACGATACTGGAGGGAATCCGGGCTTTTTTATACGCAAAACAACCGCATAAAAATGACATTATCATTCTTTTTTCAGATGCTGAAGAACTGGGCTTAAATGGGGCGGCTCTTTTTGTAAACAGCCATCCATGGGCGAAAGACGTTGGTTTGGTTCTTAACTTTGAGGCCAGAGGATCATCAGGACCGAGTTATATGCTGATGGAAACCAACAAAGGAAATCAAGCACTGGTAAAAGAATTTTCTAATGCAAAAACGAGTTACCCGGTCTCAAATTCACTTATGTACAGCATCTACAAAATGCTTCCTAACGATACCGATTTAACAGTTTTCAGAGAGCAAGGCAACATTCAGGGATTCAACTTTGCATTTATTGACGATCATTACAATTATCATACACAACAAGACGATGTTCAGCACCTGAGTAAAACAACTCTGGCACATCAGGGAACTTATTTAATGCCATTATTAAAATATTTTTCCAATGTAGATTTAAATGCTACAACCTCAACAGAGGATGATGTATACTTTACCGCTCCGTTCTCTTTCATTAATTATCCTTTTTCATGGGTATGGCCGATGACCATAATTGCTTTAGGATTGTTGATTATTTTCATCTTTATAGGAAAAGCAAAACGTGTTATCACTTTCAGAGAGATATTCAAAGGATTTGTCCCTTTACTGGGTTCCATTATCATAGCGGGGCTGGTAACATTTTTAGGATGGAAAATTGTATTACAGATTTATCCACAATATTCTGATTTGCTCAATGGATTCACTTACAATGGCCATGCTTATATTGGTGCATTTGTAACACTAAGTATCGCTATTACGTTTGCTTTCTACCACCATTTCTCAGAAGCTAAAATTACCATGAACCATTTTGTGGCGCCGTTGCTGCTCTGGATCATTATCAATGCATTCATTGCTAATAGTCTGGCTGGTGCCGGTTTCCTGATCATACCGGTATATTTTGGCATACTACTGTTTGGAGTTTTTGTTCTAACCCAACATTACAGTCTGGGTCTCAACCTGCTGTTTAGTATTCCAGCCTTCGTTATCATCGCACCTTTTATCGTAATGTTTCCGGTTGGACTCGGACTAAAAATCCTTTTCGGCAGTGCTATTCTGACTGTATTACTTTTCACACTGGTACTCCCTATCTTTGGTCAGTTTGCTAAAAAAGGAATTTGGACCATCTTCTTCTTTATCGTTTCAATTGGCTTTTTTGTCTACGCAGGTTATCACTCCAATTACGAACGCGGAAAAGCAAAATCAAACAGTTTACTTTACATCTACAATGCCAATACCAACTCCGCACAATGGGCAACCTATGATGTTAACCTTGACGATTGGACCAAAACTTATTTAGGGCAAAAAAATCAGAATGCTGTTGGTTTAAATACATTACCAATAGCCAGTAAATACAATTCGGGTTTTACTTATAGTGCGATTGCTCCCGTAGTAGACATACCAAAACCAACCATTGCATTTTTAAAAGACAGTGTAGTTGGCAATAACAGATACCTGAAAATAAAAATCAGCCCAAACAGAAAGGTAAATCGTTATGATATTTATGCCAATCCAAAAATGATTTTTTTCAATTTCAAAGCTAATGGAGTTACAGCTTCAGGACAAAAAGGAAATCGTCTGGAACGCAATGGTATGAAAATCTTATGTTACTATGTGGTAGGCAATGAACCTCTTGTGATGGAATTCTATATCAACAAATCGGCTGTTATGGATATGGACTTAATTGAAAGTTCTTTTGATTTGATGACGAATCCGCTGCTTAAAGTAAAACCAAGAAGCGATTGGATGATGCCAACACCTTTTGTATTGAATGACGCAGTACTCATTCAGCAAAAAATAAAACGCTACACAGCACCCGCAGCTGTTCCTTCACCCGCAGCAATAGTGAAAGACAGTAGTGCTATAAAAAAAGACAGCTTAAAACCTATTGCAAAGCCAATTGTAAAACCACAATAA
- a CDS encoding SRPBCC family protein yields MATNISTVLLNAPAEKVWNTLTQPELVKQWQYGSDLITDWKIGNEIRFRNEWEGQVFEQWGTVLEMIPNQKIKYSLFFPRPELEDKPENYFLMSYVLTEENQKTKLEIVQEDNRPGAVQEKPQGEENPILQALKALIES; encoded by the coding sequence ATGGCAACAAATATCTCTACAGTACTTTTAAATGCTCCGGCAGAAAAAGTCTGGAATACACTCACTCAGCCTGAGTTGGTCAAACAATGGCAATACGGCAGTGACTTAATCACGGATTGGAAAATTGGTAATGAAATCAGATTCAGAAACGAATGGGAAGGTCAGGTTTTTGAGCAATGGGGAACTGTTTTGGAGATGATCCCCAATCAGAAAATCAAATATTCTTTATTCTTCCCCCGACCGGAATTAGAAGACAAACCCGAGAATTACTTCCTAATGAGTTATGTCTTAACAGAAGAAAATCAAAAAACAAAGCTCGAGATTGTTCAGGAAGACAACCGTCCCGGAGCAGTTCAGGAAAAACCTCAGGGTGAAGAAAACCCAATTTTACAAGCCTTAAAAGCTTTAATCGAATCGTAA
- a CDS encoding NAD-dependent epimerase/dehydratase family protein, with the protein MTQISILGCGWLGLPLAKKLIAKGHLVNGSTTSDSKISILKESGINPFLVALESGSVSDSTTDFLNESEILIIDIPPKLRENKSDASISSEMAFVRKIENLIPFIKKSTVKKVLFVSSTAVYGNDNTTITEETLPNPETESGKQLLLAEALLQKNQNFATTILRFGGLIGKDRHPVKFLAGKENLENPDAPVNLIHQNDCIGIIEAILNQSKWNEVFNAVAPFHPTREEYYTQKAKEHNLIPPKFKAEKSKIQKIISSEKIELVLNYSFTPEDY; encoded by the coding sequence ATGACACAAATAAGTATTCTGGGCTGTGGCTGGCTAGGGTTACCCCTGGCTAAAAAACTAATAGCAAAAGGACATCTGGTAAACGGATCGACAACTTCTGACAGTAAAATTTCTATTTTAAAAGAATCGGGGATAAACCCTTTTCTGGTTGCGCTTGAAAGTGGAAGTGTTTCCGATAGCACAACCGATTTCTTAAACGAAAGTGAAATCTTAATTATCGATATTCCGCCCAAATTAAGAGAAAATAAGTCCGATGCTTCGATTTCTTCTGAAATGGCATTTGTTCGAAAAATAGAGAATCTAATTCCCTTTATAAAAAAATCAACGGTAAAAAAAGTGCTTTTTGTAAGTTCCACTGCAGTTTACGGAAACGATAATACTACGATCACCGAAGAAACACTTCCAAATCCGGAAACCGAAAGCGGTAAACAATTGCTTTTAGCGGAAGCTTTACTTCAAAAAAATCAGAACTTTGCAACCACAATATTGCGTTTTGGCGGTTTAATCGGAAAAGATCGTCATCCGGTAAAATTTCTGGCAGGAAAAGAAAATCTTGAAAACCCTGATGCACCGGTAAATCTAATCCATCAAAATGATTGTATAGGTATCATCGAAGCCATCCTAAATCAGTCCAAATGGAATGAGGTTTTTAATGCTGTCGCACCTTTTCATCCAACGAGAGAAGAATACTACACTCAAAAAGCAAAAGAACACAATCTGATTCCACCGAAATTCAAAGCTGAAAAATCAAAGATTCAAAAGATTATTTCAAGTGAAAAAATTGAATTGGTTTTAAATTATTCATTTACGCCAGAAGATTATTAA
- a CDS encoding methylated-DNA--[protein]-cysteine S-methyltransferase, with amino-acid sequence METVYVNSPLGITKIVGDEDGIAIVSVSDVGDNVVSQTIPKVLKEAVSQLQEYFEGKRTDFNLKLNPKGTDFQQKVWKSLLEIPYGKTISYMDQTKKLGDVKAIRAVASANGKNPLWIVVPCHRVIGTNGSLTGYAGGLSRKKWLLEHENPSTQQSLF; translated from the coding sequence ATGGAAACAGTTTATGTCAATTCACCATTAGGAATCACTAAGATCGTTGGAGATGAAGACGGTATTGCTATTGTCTCTGTTTCCGATGTTGGCGACAATGTCGTTTCGCAAACTATTCCAAAGGTCCTGAAAGAGGCCGTTTCACAACTTCAGGAGTATTTTGAAGGTAAAAGAACCGACTTCAATTTAAAACTAAATCCAAAAGGAACTGACTTCCAGCAAAAAGTATGGAAATCACTATTGGAAATCCCATATGGCAAAACCATCAGCTATATGGATCAGACCAAGAAACTGGGTGATGTAAAAGCTATTCGGGCTGTTGCATCAGCAAATGGTAAAAATCCACTGTGGATTGTGGTTCCCTGTCACCGTGTTATTGGTACCAATGGTTCTTTAACAGGTTACGCCGGTGGTCTTTCCCGCAAGAAATGGCTACTGGAACATGAAAATCCCAGTACACAACAGAGTTTATTTTAG
- a CDS encoding 3'-5' exonuclease, which produces MIEKINLNNILFLDIETVPEEENFNSLDEEMQSLWDHKTQYQRKDDFTPEEFYERAGIWAEFGKIVCISVGYFTIKGDVRNFRVTSFFGEEKKILRDFNNLINNHFNKPQHLLCGHNAKEFDIPFIARRMIINQIAIPDKLNLFGKKPWEVAHLDTLELWKFGDYKHFTSLKLLTKILGVPSPKGDIDGSQVAHVFYVEKDIDRIVTYCEKDTIAVAQIFLRLRREDLLIDDEIIHV; this is translated from the coding sequence ATGATTGAAAAAATAAACCTTAACAACATTCTTTTCCTTGATATTGAAACTGTACCGGAAGAAGAAAATTTCAATTCGCTTGACGAAGAAATGCAGTCTCTTTGGGATCATAAGACACAATACCAACGCAAAGACGATTTTACTCCTGAGGAATTTTATGAGCGTGCCGGAATCTGGGCTGAATTCGGTAAGATTGTCTGCATTTCGGTTGGTTATTTTACGATCAAAGGCGATGTTAGGAATTTTAGAGTGACCTCTTTTTTTGGAGAGGAAAAGAAAATCCTGCGTGACTTCAATAATCTCATCAACAATCATTTCAATAAACCACAACATTTGTTGTGCGGACACAATGCCAAAGAATTTGACATTCCGTTCATTGCACGACGCATGATCATCAACCAGATTGCGATTCCGGACAAACTTAATTTATTTGGAAAAAAGCCTTGGGAAGTGGCTCATTTAGATACTTTAGAATTATGGAAGTTTGGCGATTACAAGCACTTTACTTCTTTGAAGCTATTGACCAAAATTCTGGGGGTTCCCTCACCAAAAGGCGATATCGACGGCAGTCAGGTCGCACATGTTTTTTATGTCGAAAAAGACATTGACCGAATTGTAACCTATTGTGAAAAAGACACCATAGCTGTAGCACAGATTTTCCTTCGCTTACGTCGTGAAGATTTATTAATAGACGATGAAATAATTCATGTGTAA
- a CDS encoding winged helix DNA-binding domain-containing protein has protein sequence MDSTIAQLRLISQKLHKPTDSTPREIVQHLGAMQAQDYAMAKWAIGSRCDASEKVIEETIDSAQIIRTHILRPTWHFVSADDIYWMLDLSGPQVKRIVTSYVKKYGYDTKKLDQTNAAIQKILAGNNHLTREEIIQELSMTKTPSPDHLSSAIMMYAELDGLVCNGRMKGKQMTYALLEERVAKPKGKLTEEEGLIKLALRYFESHGPATLLDFSWWSGFSPTSCKKIINAIELQLNSIIIEDQKFWFKNDISTEDNFRESIHFLPAFDEILISYKSREASISPEHQPKAFTNNGIFKPIILENSKVIGTWKRTIKKDHARIETQFFNETESHKKVVLFEGIKPFENYLGTKIQIE, from the coding sequence ATGGATTCAACAATAGCACAGCTCAGACTCATCTCTCAAAAACTTCATAAACCAACTGATAGTACGCCACGAGAAATTGTACAGCATTTAGGTGCCATGCAGGCTCAGGATTACGCAATGGCAAAATGGGCAATTGGATCCCGTTGCGATGCTTCAGAAAAAGTGATCGAAGAAACTATTGATTCCGCACAAATTATCCGAACTCATATTTTAAGACCTACTTGGCATTTTGTTTCCGCTGATGATATTTACTGGATGTTGGATCTTTCCGGACCGCAAGTCAAACGCATTGTAACATCATACGTAAAAAAATACGGTTATGATACTAAGAAATTAGATCAGACTAATGCCGCTATCCAAAAAATACTCGCAGGAAACAATCATCTTACCCGTGAAGAAATCATACAGGAACTTAGTATGACTAAAACTCCCAGTCCTGATCATTTAAGCAGTGCCATTATGATGTATGCCGAACTTGATGGTTTGGTTTGTAACGGAAGAATGAAAGGAAAACAAATGACGTATGCTTTACTTGAAGAAAGAGTTGCTAAACCAAAAGGCAAACTAACCGAAGAAGAAGGTTTAATAAAATTAGCCCTTCGATACTTTGAAAGTCATGGCCCTGCTACTCTTCTTGACTTTTCCTGGTGGTCAGGTTTCTCTCCTACCAGCTGTAAAAAAATCATTAATGCAATTGAATTGCAATTAAACTCTATTATCATTGAGGATCAGAAGTTTTGGTTCAAAAATGATATTTCCACTGAGGATAATTTTCGCGAAAGCATCCATTTTCTTCCGGCCTTCGACGAAATCTTAATTTCGTATAAATCCCGCGAAGCCTCCATCTCACCCGAACATCAACCAAAGGCTTTTACCAACAACGGTATTTTCAAACCCATAATTCTGGAAAACAGCAAAGTCATCGGAACCTGGAAACGCACCATCAAAAAAGATCACGCCAGAATAGAAACCCAATTTTTTAACGAGACTGAAAGTCACAAAAAAGTAGTTCTGTTTGAAGGCATTAAACCTTTTGAAAATTACTTAGGAACCAAAATTCAAATCGAATAA